A genomic region of Mycolicibacterium poriferae contains the following coding sequences:
- the tpiA gene encoding triose-phosphate isomerase, whose amino-acid sequence MSRKPLIAGNWKMNLNHFEAIALVQKIAFSLPDKYFDKVDVTVIPPFTDLRSVQTLVDGDKLRLTYGAQDLSQHDSGAYTGEVSGAFLAKLGCSFVVVGHSERRTYHHEDDALVAAKALAAFKHGLVPIICIGEHLEVREAGNHVDYNVEQLRGSLAGLSAEQIGQAVIAYEPVWAIGTGRVASAADAQEVCQAIRQELGNLASPELAAGVRVLYGGSVNAKNVGEIVGQADVDGALVGGASLDGEQFATLSAIAAGGPLP is encoded by the coding sequence GTGTCGCGAAAGCCGCTGATCGCCGGCAACTGGAAGATGAACCTGAACCACTTCGAAGCCATCGCGTTGGTGCAGAAGATCGCGTTCTCGTTGCCCGACAAGTACTTCGACAAGGTCGATGTCACCGTCATCCCGCCGTTCACCGACCTGCGCAGTGTGCAGACGCTGGTCGACGGGGACAAGTTGCGGTTGACCTACGGTGCCCAGGACCTCTCCCAGCACGACTCGGGCGCCTACACCGGCGAGGTCAGCGGCGCTTTCCTGGCGAAACTGGGGTGTTCGTTCGTCGTGGTCGGCCACTCCGAGCGGCGCACCTACCATCACGAGGACGACGCGCTGGTCGCCGCGAAGGCGCTCGCCGCGTTCAAGCACGGCCTGGTGCCGATCATCTGCATCGGTGAGCATCTCGAGGTCCGTGAGGCAGGCAACCACGTCGACTACAACGTCGAACAGTTGCGGGGCTCGCTGGCCGGGTTGAGCGCCGAGCAGATCGGGCAGGCTGTGATCGCCTACGAGCCCGTGTGGGCGATCGGCACCGGCCGGGTGGCCAGCGCGGCCGACGCCCAGGAGGTCTGCCAGGCCATCCGGCAGGAGTTGGGCAACCTGGCGTCGCCGGAGCTGGCTGCCGGCGTTCGGGTGCTCTACGGCGGCTCGGTCAACGCCAAGAACGTCGGCGAGATCGTCGGGCAGGCGGACGTCGACGGCGCGCTGGTGGGCGGTGCCTCGCTGGACGGCGAGCAGTTCGCCACGCTGTCGGCGATCGCCGCGGGCGGGCCTCTTCCGTAG
- the secG gene encoding preprotein translocase subunit SecG, whose translation MELALQIILVVTSVLVVLLVLLHRAKGGGLSSLFGGGVQSSLSGSTVVEKNLDRLTLFVTGIWVVAIIGMALQIKYS comes from the coding sequence ATGGAATTGGCCCTGCAGATCATCCTGGTCGTGACCAGCGTGCTGGTTGTGCTCCTGGTCCTGCTGCATCGCGCCAAGGGCGGCGGTCTGTCCAGCCTGTTCGGTGGCGGTGTGCAGTCCAGCCTGTCCGGCTCCACGGTGGTCGAGAAGAACCTGGACCGGTTGACGCTGTTCGTCACCGGCATCTGGGTGGTCGCCATCATCGGGATGGCGCTGCAGATCAAATACAGCTGA
- the ppc gene encoding phosphoenolpyruvate carboxylase: MAESPDTTLAPIGSVLRTQVGREATEPMREDIRLLGAILGETVRDQNGDTVFDLVERARVESFRVRRSEIDRADIVSLFDGIDVHQAIPVIRAFTHFALLANVAEDIHRERRRAVHEAAGEPPQDSSLAATYLKLDTANLDPDTVADALVGALVSPVITAHPTETRRRTVFDTQHRITELMRMRMHGLTRTEEGRDIETELRRHILTLWQTALIRLSRLKIQDEIETGLRYYAAAFFEVIPQVNAQVRAALQARWPDTDLLAEPILRPGSWIGGDRDGNPNVTADVVRLATGRAAFTAFAYYFGELTALEQELSMSVRLVHISDGLAALADACHEPAREDEPYRRALRVIHARLTATAQQILDEQPEHELDLGMSPYQTPAKLLDDLDVVDESLRSNGSAVLADDRLCRLRESVRVFGFHLSGLDMRQNSDVHEEVIAELFAWAGVHDDYASLSEPERVELLAAELGTRRPLVRPEADLSELARKELGIVMAAARAVHVFGPQAVPNYIISMCQSVSDMLEPAILLKEAGLLDASGDQPYAAVGIVPLFETIDDLQRGSSILEAALELPLYRALVTARGDSQEVMLGYSDSNKDGGYLAANWALYRAELDLVESARKTGIRLRLFHGRGGTVGRGGGPSYDAILAQPPGAVRGSLRLTEQGEVIAAKYAEPQIARRNLETLLAATLEATLLDTEGLGRSSEEAYAVLDDLAARAQRAYAELVHETPGFVDYFKASTPVSEIGALNIGSRPTSRKPTTQISDLRAIPWVLAWSQSRVMLPGWYGTGSAFEQWIADGDDQDARLAVLQDLYQRWPFFTTVLSNMAQVLAKSDLGLAARYSELVDDEDLRRRVFDKIADEHARTIRMHALITGQDDLLADNPALARSVFNRFPYLEPLNHLQVELLRRYRSGDEDELVQRGILLTMSGLATALRNSG, encoded by the coding sequence ATGGCTGAGTCTCCCGATACCACGTTGGCACCGATCGGTTCTGTCCTGCGCACCCAGGTGGGACGGGAAGCCACGGAGCCGATGCGTGAGGACATCCGCCTGCTCGGCGCGATCCTGGGGGAGACCGTTCGCGACCAGAACGGTGACACCGTCTTCGACCTGGTAGAGCGCGCCCGGGTGGAGTCGTTTCGGGTGCGTCGCTCCGAGATCGACCGCGCCGACATCGTCTCGTTGTTCGACGGCATCGATGTTCACCAGGCCATCCCCGTCATCCGCGCCTTCACCCACTTCGCGCTGCTGGCCAACGTGGCTGAGGACATCCATCGCGAGCGCCGCCGGGCGGTCCACGAGGCCGCCGGTGAACCGCCCCAGGACAGCAGCCTCGCCGCCACCTACCTCAAACTCGACACGGCGAACCTGGATCCGGACACCGTGGCCGACGCGCTGGTCGGGGCGCTGGTGTCGCCCGTCATCACCGCGCACCCCACCGAGACGCGGCGGCGCACCGTGTTCGACACCCAGCACCGCATCACCGAGCTGATGCGGATGCGGATGCACGGCCTGACCAGGACCGAGGAAGGCCGCGACATCGAGACCGAGTTGCGCCGACACATCCTCACGCTGTGGCAGACCGCGCTGATCCGGCTGTCGCGACTGAAGATCCAGGACGAGATCGAAACCGGCCTGCGGTACTACGCGGCGGCGTTCTTCGAGGTCATTCCGCAGGTCAATGCGCAGGTGCGCGCGGCGCTGCAGGCCCGCTGGCCCGACACCGACCTGCTGGCCGAGCCGATCCTGCGCCCCGGATCGTGGATCGGCGGCGACCGGGACGGCAACCCGAACGTGACCGCCGACGTGGTGCGGCTGGCCACCGGCCGCGCCGCGTTCACCGCATTCGCGTACTACTTCGGTGAGCTCACTGCGCTCGAGCAGGAGTTGTCGATGTCGGTGCGTCTGGTGCACATCAGCGACGGGCTGGCCGCCCTCGCCGACGCCTGCCATGAGCCGGCCCGCGAGGACGAGCCCTACCGTCGCGCGCTTCGGGTCATCCACGCGCGGCTCACGGCGACAGCGCAGCAGATCCTCGACGAGCAACCCGAGCACGAACTCGACCTGGGCATGTCGCCCTACCAGACGCCGGCCAAGCTGCTGGACGACCTCGATGTGGTCGACGAGTCACTGCGCTCCAACGGCAGCGCGGTGCTCGCCGACGACCGGTTGTGCCGGCTGCGGGAATCGGTGCGGGTGTTCGGGTTTCATCTCTCCGGGCTGGACATGCGGCAGAACTCCGACGTGCACGAGGAGGTCATCGCCGAGTTGTTCGCCTGGGCGGGGGTGCACGACGACTATGCGTCGCTGAGCGAGCCGGAGCGCGTCGAGCTGCTCGCCGCCGAACTGGGCACCCGGCGACCGCTGGTGCGCCCCGAGGCCGACCTGTCCGAGCTGGCGCGCAAGGAGCTGGGCATCGTCATGGCCGCCGCCCGCGCCGTGCACGTGTTCGGGCCGCAGGCGGTGCCGAACTACATCATCTCGATGTGCCAGTCGGTGTCGGACATGCTCGAACCCGCGATCCTGCTGAAGGAGGCCGGGCTGCTGGACGCCTCGGGTGACCAGCCGTACGCCGCGGTCGGGATCGTGCCACTGTTCGAGACCATCGACGACCTGCAACGCGGGTCGTCGATCCTGGAGGCGGCGCTGGAGCTTCCGCTGTACCGCGCCCTGGTCACCGCGCGGGGCGACAGCCAGGAGGTGATGCTGGGCTACTCCGACTCCAACAAGGACGGCGGCTACCTGGCGGCCAACTGGGCGCTCTACCGCGCGGAACTGGATCTCGTCGAGTCGGCCCGCAAGACCGGCATCCGGCTGCGGTTGTTCCACGGTCGCGGTGGGACGGTGGGCCGCGGCGGGGGGCCCAGTTACGACGCCATCCTGGCGCAGCCGCCCGGCGCGGTGCGGGGCTCGTTGCGCCTGACCGAACAGGGTGAGGTCATCGCCGCCAAGTACGCCGAGCCGCAGATCGCCCGCCGGAACCTGGAAACCCTGTTGGCCGCCACGCTGGAGGCCACCCTGCTGGACACCGAAGGCCTGGGGCGCTCGTCGGAAGAGGCCTACGCGGTGCTCGACGACCTCGCTGCCAGGGCGCAGCGCGCCTACGCCGAATTGGTGCATGAGACACCTGGATTCGTCGACTACTTCAAAGCCTCGACACCGGTCAGTGAGATCGGCGCGCTGAACATCGGCAGCCGGCCGACGTCGCGGAAACCCACGACGCAGATCTCGGATCTCCGCGCGATCCCGTGGGTGCTGGCCTGGAGCCAGTCGCGGGTGATGCTGCCGGGTTGGTACGGCACCGGCAGCGCCTTCGAGCAGTGGATCGCCGACGGCGATGACCAGGATGCGCGGCTGGCCGTCCTGCAGGACCTCTATCAGCGCTGGCCGTTCTTCACCACCGTGCTGTCCAACATGGCCCAGGTGCTCGCCAAGTCGGACCTTGGCCTGGCGGCGCGGTATTCGGAGTTGGTCGACGACGAGGACCTTCGGCGGCGGGTGTTCGACAAGATCGCCGACGAGCACGCGCGGACCATCCGGATGCACGCGTTGATCACCGGGCAGGACGATCTGCTGGCCGACAACCCGGCGCTGGCCCGCTCGGTGTTCAACCGGTTCCCGTACCTCGAGCCGCTGAACCACCTGCAGGTGGAGTTGCTGCGGCGTTACCGCTCCGGCGACGAGGACGAGTTGGTCCAGCGGGGGATCCTGCTGACGATGAGCGGGCTGGCGACGGCGCTGCGCAACAGCGGCTGA
- a CDS encoding ATPase: protein MADRGDRPIRTGPERIRKLAQAALNADVTVEQVDTILEGLSETLEDLNHSTGNLDATLERFNETINQINELAPRLHDVVDRMEGVVARVERIVEMGESVISPLAATEQVVRGAIDRVRRTAGLQ, encoded by the coding sequence ATGGCAGACAGAGGTGACCGACCGATCCGGACCGGCCCGGAGCGGATCCGCAAACTGGCACAGGCGGCGCTGAACGCCGACGTCACCGTCGAGCAGGTCGACACCATCCTGGAGGGTCTCAGCGAGACGCTGGAGGACCTCAACCATTCGACCGGCAATCTGGACGCCACTCTGGAACGGTTCAACGAGACCATCAACCAGATCAACGAGCTGGCTCCTCGCCTGCACGACGTCGTCGACCGGATGGAAGGGGTCGTCGCCCGCGTCGAACGCATCGTCGAAATGGGCGAATCGGTCATCTCCCCGCTCGCGGCCACCGAGCAGGTCGTGCGAGGCGCCATCGACCGCGTGAGGCGCACCGCGGGACTGCAGTAA
- the pgl gene encoding 6-phosphogluconolactonase: MKPTIETYSDSTALVAAAGDRLVSAIASTIEEHGTASIVLTGGGTGIGLLERVRERAGEIDWAKVHIYWGDERFVPSDDDERNDKQAREALLDHIDIPPVNVHSMAASDGEFGDDLDAAAGGYEQLLAETFVDPATEFDIHLLGMGGEGHVNSLFPDSAAVRETERMVVGVTDSPKPPPRRITLTLPAVRRSRQVWLVVSGEGKADAVAAAVNGAEPTEVPAAGAVGTEATVWLLDEAAAAKL, encoded by the coding sequence ATGAAACCGACCATCGAAACCTACTCCGACAGCACGGCGCTGGTCGCTGCCGCAGGCGACCGGCTGGTGTCGGCCATCGCTTCCACGATCGAGGAGCACGGTACCGCCTCGATCGTGCTGACCGGCGGCGGCACCGGCATCGGGCTGCTCGAGCGGGTGCGCGAACGCGCCGGCGAGATCGACTGGGCGAAGGTGCACATCTACTGGGGCGACGAACGTTTCGTGCCCTCTGACGACGACGAGCGCAACGACAAGCAGGCCCGCGAGGCGCTGCTCGACCACATCGACATCCCCCCGGTCAACGTGCATTCGATGGCCGCCTCCGACGGCGAGTTCGGCGACGACCTCGACGCGGCTGCCGGCGGGTACGAACAGCTACTCGCCGAGACGTTCGTCGACCCCGCAACCGAATTCGACATTCATCTGCTGGGCATGGGCGGTGAGGGCCACGTCAACTCGTTGTTCCCCGACTCTGCGGCGGTGCGCGAGACCGAGCGGATGGTGGTCGGTGTCACCGACTCCCCCAAGCCGCCGCCGCGCCGGATCACGTTGACCCTGCCCGCGGTTCGCCGCTCCCGGCAGGTGTGGCTGGTGGTCTCCGGCGAGGGCAAGGCCGACGCAGTGGCCGCTGCGGTCAACGGCGCCGAACCGACCGAGGTGCCGGCCGCCGGCGCGGTCGGCACCGAGGCGACGGTCTGGCTGCTGGACGAAGCCGCGGCCGCCAAGCTCTGA
- the opcA gene encoding glucose-6-phosphate dehydrogenase assembly protein OpcA, which produces MIVELPDTTTAEINKKITGLREEGGALTLGRVLTLVIAPDSEETLQSAIDAATFASREHPCRVIAALAGDGDAADPRLDAELRVGRDAGAGEVVVLRLHGELSAHPSAVVLPFLLPDTPVVAWWPDTAPQVPAEDPLGRLAIRRITNATDAPDPLAAIKSRLPGYHPGDTDLAWSRITYWRALLASAIDEPPYEPIRSAVVSGLKSEPALDMLAGWLASRIDGTVTRSVGTLKVELHRDHDTVTLSRPQEGVTATLSRTSRPVALVPLARRDVPECLAEEMRRLDADEIYREALTGIDKVSYQ; this is translated from the coding sequence ATGATCGTCGAACTTCCCGACACCACCACTGCCGAGATCAACAAGAAGATCACCGGGCTTCGTGAAGAGGGCGGCGCGCTGACGCTGGGCCGGGTGCTGACCCTCGTCATCGCCCCCGACAGCGAGGAGACGCTGCAGAGCGCGATCGACGCCGCCACGTTCGCCAGTCGTGAGCATCCCTGCCGGGTGATCGCAGCACTGGCCGGTGACGGTGACGCCGCTGACCCACGGCTTGACGCCGAGCTACGGGTCGGCCGTGACGCCGGAGCGGGTGAGGTGGTGGTGCTACGTCTGCACGGCGAACTGTCCGCGCATCCCTCGGCAGTCGTGCTGCCGTTCCTGCTGCCCGACACCCCGGTGGTGGCGTGGTGGCCTGACACCGCGCCGCAGGTGCCGGCCGAGGATCCGCTGGGCAGGTTGGCGATCCGCCGGATCACCAACGCCACCGACGCCCCTGATCCGCTGGCCGCGATCAAGAGTCGCCTGCCCGGCTATCACCCCGGCGACACCGACCTGGCGTGGAGTCGCATCACCTACTGGCGCGCGCTGCTGGCCTCGGCCATCGACGAGCCGCCGTATGAGCCGATCCGTTCGGCGGTGGTGTCGGGCCTGAAGTCCGAGCCGGCGCTGGACATGCTGGCCGGCTGGCTGGCCAGCCGCATCGACGGCACGGTGACCCGGTCGGTCGGCACCCTCAAGGTGGAGCTGCACCGGGATCATGACACCGTGACGCTCAGCCGACCGCAGGAGGGTGTGACGGCGACGCTGAGCCGAACGTCGCGGCCCGTGGCGCTGGTTCCACTGGCAAGAAGAGATGTCCCTGAATGCCTCGCCGAGGAGATGCGCCGGCTCGATGCCGACGAGATCTATCGCGAGGCGCTGACCGGAATCGACAAGGTGTCCTATCAATGA
- the zwf gene encoding glucose-6-phosphate dehydrogenase — protein MPRIAGPCGVVIFGVTGDLARKKLMPAIYDLANRGLLPPSFALVGFARRDWADEDFGQVVYEAVQQHARTPFRQEVWDRLAEGFRFVQGTFDDDAAFERLAETLNKLDAERGTGGNHAFYLSIPPKAFPVVCEQLHKSGLARQQEDRWSRVVIEKPFGHDLASARELNAVVNSVFPEESVFRIDHYLGKETVQNILALRFANELYEPIWNAHYVDHVQITMAEDIGLGGRAGYYDGIGAARDVIQNHLIQLLALTAMEEPVSFGPHELQAEKIKVLSATRPLQPLNLTSARGQYSAGWQGNEKVPGLLDEGGFSPESTTETFAAITLEVDTRRWAGVPFFLRTGKRLPRRVTEVALVFKRAPHLPFDSTMTEELGKNALVLRIQPDEGITMRFGSKVPGSAMEVRDVNMDFSYGSAFAEDSPEAYERLILDVLLGEPSLFPVNAEVELSWKILDPVLDAWAGQGRPEPYESGTWGPPSAFEMVHRLDREWRRP, from the coding sequence ATGCCCCGCATCGCCGGCCCGTGCGGCGTGGTGATCTTCGGCGTGACCGGTGATTTGGCACGCAAGAAGTTGATGCCGGCCATCTACGACCTCGCCAACCGGGGCCTACTGCCGCCGTCGTTCGCCCTGGTGGGTTTCGCACGACGGGACTGGGCCGACGAGGACTTCGGCCAGGTGGTCTACGAGGCGGTCCAGCAGCATGCGCGCACCCCGTTTCGTCAAGAGGTGTGGGACCGGCTGGCCGAGGGTTTCCGCTTCGTGCAGGGCACGTTCGACGACGACGCGGCCTTCGAGCGGCTCGCCGAGACGCTGAACAAGCTCGACGCCGAACGCGGCACGGGCGGAAATCACGCCTTCTACCTGTCCATCCCGCCCAAGGCGTTCCCCGTCGTGTGCGAACAGCTGCACAAGTCCGGCTTGGCCCGCCAGCAGGAGGACCGGTGGAGCCGGGTCGTGATCGAGAAGCCGTTCGGGCACGACCTGGCCAGCGCCCGCGAGCTCAACGCGGTGGTCAACAGCGTCTTTCCCGAGGAGTCGGTGTTCCGTATCGACCACTATCTCGGCAAGGAGACGGTGCAGAACATCCTGGCGCTGCGGTTCGCCAACGAGCTCTACGAGCCGATCTGGAATGCCCACTACGTCGATCATGTCCAGATCACGATGGCCGAGGACATCGGCCTGGGCGGCCGGGCCGGCTACTACGACGGGATCGGCGCTGCGCGCGACGTCATCCAGAACCACCTCATCCAGCTGCTGGCGCTGACAGCGATGGAGGAACCCGTCAGCTTCGGTCCGCACGAGCTGCAGGCCGAGAAGATCAAGGTGCTCTCGGCGACCCGGCCGCTTCAGCCGTTGAATCTGACCTCGGCGCGCGGCCAGTATTCGGCGGGCTGGCAGGGCAACGAGAAGGTGCCGGGCCTGCTCGACGAGGGCGGCTTCTCCCCCGAGTCCACGACCGAGACGTTCGCCGCGATCACCCTCGAGGTGGACACCCGGCGCTGGGCGGGGGTGCCCTTCTTCCTGCGCACCGGAAAACGACTGCCGCGTCGTGTCACCGAGGTGGCGTTGGTGTTCAAGCGTGCCCCGCATCTGCCGTTCGACTCAACGATGACCGAGGAGCTCGGCAAGAACGCACTGGTGCTGAGGATCCAGCCGGACGAAGGCATCACGATGCGGTTCGGCTCCAAGGTGCCCGGCAGCGCGATGGAGGTCCGAGATGTGAACATGGACTTCTCCTACGGCTCGGCGTTCGCCGAGGACTCCCCGGAAGCCTATGAGCGGTTGATCCTCGATGTCCTGCTCGGCGAGCCGTCGTTGTTCCCGGTCAACGCCGAGGTCGAATTGTCCTGGAAGATCCTCGATCCGGTGTTGGACGCCTGGGCCGGGCAAGGGCGTCCGGAGCCCTACGAGTCGGGTACGTGGGGCCCGCCGTCGGCATTCGAGATGGTGCATCGGCTGGACCGGGAATGGAGGCGGCCGTGA
- the tal gene encoding transaldolase has product MTQNQNLAALSAAGVSVWLDDLSRDRLQTGNLQELIDTKSVVGVTTNPSIFQSALSSGDAYDEQINELAARGADVEATIRTVTTDDVRNACDVLAKQYEQSDGVDGRVSIEVDPRMAHDTDKTILQAIDLWKTVDRPNLLIKIPATMPGIPAITAVLAEGISVNVTLIFSVERHRMVMDAYLAGLEKAKEAGHDLSRIHSVASFFVSRVDTEIDKRLESIGSEEAMALRGKAAVANARLAYAAYEEVFLGGDRFSALQSSGARVQRPLWASTGVKNPDYSDTLYVTELVAPNTVNTMPEKTIDAVADHGVVTGDTVTGRAAEAQEVFDKLADIGIDLPDVFKVLEDEGVEKFEKSWLELLDATKGQLDAAGK; this is encoded by the coding sequence ATGACCCAGAACCAGAATCTGGCCGCACTGTCCGCTGCGGGCGTATCCGTGTGGCTCGACGACCTGTCCCGAGACCGGCTGCAGACCGGCAACCTCCAAGAGCTGATCGACACCAAGTCGGTGGTCGGCGTGACCACCAACCCGTCGATCTTCCAGTCCGCGTTGTCCTCCGGCGACGCCTACGACGAGCAGATCAACGAGCTGGCCGCGCGCGGCGCCGACGTCGAAGCCACCATCCGCACCGTCACCACCGACGACGTCCGCAACGCCTGTGACGTGCTGGCCAAGCAGTACGAGCAGTCCGACGGGGTGGACGGCCGGGTGTCCATCGAGGTGGATCCACGGATGGCGCACGACACCGACAAGACGATCCTGCAGGCCATCGACCTGTGGAAGACCGTCGACCGCCCCAATCTGCTCATCAAGATCCCGGCCACGATGCCCGGCATTCCGGCGATCACCGCGGTGCTCGCCGAGGGTATCTCGGTGAACGTGACGCTGATCTTCTCTGTCGAACGACACCGCATGGTGATGGACGCCTACCTGGCCGGCCTGGAAAAAGCCAAGGAGGCCGGCCACGATCTGTCCCGCATCCACTCGGTCGCCTCATTCTTCGTCTCCCGCGTGGACACCGAGATCGACAAGCGCCTCGAGAGCATCGGCTCCGAGGAAGCAATGGCGCTGCGCGGCAAGGCTGCCGTGGCCAACGCCCGGCTGGCCTATGCCGCCTACGAAGAGGTGTTCCTCGGCGGCGACCGCTTCTCGGCGCTGCAGTCCTCCGGCGCCCGGGTGCAGCGCCCGCTGTGGGCATCGACCGGCGTCAAGAACCCGGACTACTCCGACACGCTCTACGTGACCGAGCTCGTGGCACCCAACACGGTGAACACCATGCCGGAGAAGACGATCGACGCCGTCGCCGACCACGGGGTGGTCACCGGCGACACGGTGACCGGCCGTGCCGCGGAGGCCCAGGAGGTCTTCGACAAGCTCGCCGACATCGGCATCGACCTGCCCGATGTGTTCAAGGTGCTCGAAGACGAAGGTGTCGAGAAGTTCGAGAAGTCCTGGCTGGAGCTGCTCGACGCCACCAAGGGACAACTCGACGCCGCCGGCAAGTGA
- the tkt gene encoding transketolase: protein MTTLEEINALTRPNHPDDWTEVDTRAVDTVRVLAADAVQKVGSGHPGTAMSLAPLAYTLFQRQMQHDPSDTSWLGRDRFVLSCGHSSLTLYIQLYLGGFGLELSDIQALRTFKSKTPGHPEFRHTRGVEITTGPLGQGLASSVGMAMASRYERGLFDPDTPWGESPFDHYIYVIASDGDIEEGVTSEASSLAGTQQLGNLIVFYDKNQISIEHDTNIALSEDVAARYRAYGWHVQEIEGGENVVAIEQAIAEAKKVTDKPSFIALRTIIGYPAPNKMNTGGVHGSALGEDEVAATKKVLGFDPDQTFEVSDEVIGHTRKLVDRGREAHQKWQSTFDAWAEREPERKKLLDRLLAQELPDGWDADITHWEPGSKAMATRKAFGEVLNDVAPKLPELWGGSADLAGSNNTTIDGVKSFGPPSISTDDFKADWYGRVLHFGVREHAMGAILSGIVLHGPTRAFGGTFLQFSDYMRPSVRLASLMDIDTIYVWTHDSIGLGEDGPTHQPIEHLAALRAIPNLSVVRPGDPNETAYAWRSIIARGNGSGPVGFVLTRQGIPVLEGTDSDGVARGGYVLGGGSAQADVILIATGSELQIAVEAKKMLADKNITAAVVSMPCIEWFESQPQDYRDSVLPPTVSARVAVEAGIAQSWYKLVGDCGEIVSIEHYGESADDKTLFREFGFTPEAVVAAAERTMAN, encoded by the coding sequence GTGACCACGCTCGAAGAGATCAACGCCCTCACCCGGCCGAACCACCCGGACGACTGGACGGAGGTGGACACCCGGGCCGTCGACACCGTGCGGGTGCTGGCCGCCGACGCGGTCCAGAAGGTCGGCAGCGGGCACCCCGGCACCGCGATGAGCCTCGCACCGCTGGCCTACACGCTGTTCCAGCGACAGATGCAGCACGACCCCAGCGACACCAGCTGGCTGGGTCGAGACCGGTTCGTGCTGTCCTGTGGGCACTCCAGCCTCACCCTCTACATCCAGCTCTACCTCGGCGGCTTCGGCCTGGAGCTGTCCGACATCCAGGCGCTGCGGACGTTCAAGTCCAAGACCCCCGGCCATCCCGAGTTCCGCCACACCCGAGGTGTGGAGATCACCACCGGCCCGCTCGGCCAGGGGCTGGCCTCGTCCGTGGGCATGGCGATGGCCTCACGTTACGAGCGCGGCCTGTTCGACCCCGACACGCCGTGGGGTGAGAGCCCGTTCGACCACTACATCTACGTGATCGCCTCCGACGGCGACATCGAGGAGGGCGTCACCAGCGAAGCGTCGTCGCTCGCGGGCACCCAGCAGCTCGGCAATCTCATCGTGTTCTACGACAAGAACCAGATCTCCATCGAGCACGACACCAACATCGCACTGTCCGAGGACGTCGCGGCGCGCTACCGGGCCTACGGGTGGCACGTGCAGGAGATCGAGGGTGGCGAGAACGTCGTCGCCATCGAGCAGGCAATCGCCGAGGCCAAGAAGGTCACCGACAAGCCGTCGTTCATCGCGCTGCGCACGATCATCGGTTATCCCGCCCCCAACAAGATGAACACCGGCGGCGTGCACGGCTCCGCGCTCGGCGAGGACGAGGTCGCCGCCACGAAGAAGGTGCTCGGGTTCGATCCCGACCAGACCTTCGAGGTCAGCGACGAGGTCATCGGCCACACCCGCAAACTCGTCGACCGCGGCCGCGAGGCACACCAGAAGTGGCAGTCGACATTCGACGCGTGGGCCGAGCGCGAACCCGAGCGCAAGAAGCTGCTGGACCGACTGCTGGCGCAGGAGCTGCCCGACGGTTGGGATGCCGACATCACCCACTGGGAGCCGGGCTCCAAAGCGATGGCCACGCGCAAGGCCTTCGGCGAGGTGCTCAACGACGTCGCCCCCAAACTGCCCGAGCTCTGGGGCGGTTCCGCCGACCTGGCCGGCAGCAACAACACCACCATCGACGGGGTCAAATCCTTTGGGCCACCCTCGATTTCAACCGACGATTTCAAAGCCGACTGGTACGGGCGGGTGCTGCACTTCGGGGTCCGTGAGCACGCGATGGGTGCGATCCTGTCCGGGATCGTGCTGCACGGGCCGACCCGCGCGTTCGGCGGCACGTTCCTGCAGTTCTCCGATTACATGCGGCCGTCGGTCCGACTGGCCTCGCTGATGGACATCGACACCATCTACGTCTGGACCCACGACTCGATCGGCCTCGGGGAGGACGGCCCCACCCATCAGCCGATCGAGCACCTGGCGGCGCTGCGGGCCATTCCGAACCTGTCGGTGGTCCGGCCGGGCGATCCGAACGAGACCGCCTACGCCTGGCGCAGCATCATCGCCCGGGGCAACGGCAGCGGCCCGGTCGGTTTCGTCCTGACCCGTCAGGGAATCCCGGTGCTGGAGGGCACCGACTCCGACGGTGTTGCCCGCGGTGGTTACGTACTGGGCGGTGGCTCGGCCCAGGCCGACGTCATCCTCATCGCGACCGGCTCCGAACTGCAGATCGCGGTCGAGGCCAAGAAGATGCTGGCCGACAAGAACATCACCGCCGCCGTGGTGTCGATGCCCTGCATCGAATGGTTCGAATCGCAGCCGCAGGACTACCGCGACAGCGTGCTGCCACCCACCGTGTCGGCGCGGGTGGCGGTCGAGGCGGGGATCGCCCAGAGCTGGTACAAGCTCGTCGGCGATTGCGGCGAGATCGTTTCCATCGAGCACTACGGCGAGTCCGCCGACGACAAGACGCTGTTCCGGGAATTCGGCTTCACCCCAGAGGCTGTGGTGGCCGCCGCGGAACGCACGATGGCCAACTAG